The Faecalibacterium prausnitzii genome includes a window with the following:
- a CDS encoding GDSL-type esterase/lipase family protein, with amino-acid sequence MGISHEYHSAHGRARRSRAGTGLRLAGVIAAILLLSLAVTAILENGSKESEQPQTATSSGMAENILAPLPMQGAAADSTAGESGETAADSGSAGSTADTGAAAVTLETFGPARQTAGGYTVKAQDSSTIRQPSCGQVDLSYFADAAFLGDSLTVGFSDYNINLGGALICGYTGVGPDAIVNRSAVKSSTRGEEVALDVLAAAHPKKLYLLLGTNTLTTLGAADRFLAYYGQMLDLLRQTLGNDCVIYVQSIPPVRPAAAAEKPGLASDVIRSVNEQLALLAADKGCVYLDLWETFADGEGNLKEVLAAPDGIHFSAGNGYGAWVTYLRNHAKYSAANAWTPGSAYAAN; translated from the coding sequence ATGGGAATTTCACACGAATATCATTCGGCGCATGGCCGCGCCAGGCGCAGCCGTGCAGGGACCGGGCTGCGGCTGGCAGGGGTCATTGCAGCCATTCTGCTGCTCTCGCTGGCGGTGACGGCCATTCTGGAAAACGGTTCGAAGGAGAGCGAGCAGCCGCAGACCGCGACTTCCAGCGGCATGGCCGAGAACATTCTGGCTCCGCTGCCCATGCAGGGCGCAGCGGCCGACAGCACAGCGGGGGAGAGCGGGGAGACCGCAGCGGACTCCGGCAGTGCGGGCAGCACGGCGGATACCGGAGCCGCTGCCGTGACGTTGGAGACCTTCGGCCCGGCCCGGCAGACGGCGGGCGGCTACACGGTCAAGGCGCAGGACAGCAGCACCATCCGCCAGCCCAGCTGCGGGCAGGTGGACCTGAGCTATTTTGCGGATGCAGCCTTCCTCGGTGACAGCCTGACCGTGGGCTTTTCCGATTACAACATCAACCTGGGCGGTGCGCTCATCTGCGGCTACACGGGCGTCGGCCCGGACGCCATCGTGAACCGCAGCGCCGTCAAGAGCTCCACCCGCGGCGAGGAGGTCGCGCTGGATGTGCTGGCTGCTGCCCACCCGAAAAAGCTCTATCTTCTGCTGGGCACCAACACCCTGACCACGCTGGGCGCGGCAGACCGTTTCCTGGCCTACTATGGCCAGATGCTGGACCTGCTGCGGCAGACGCTGGGCAATGACTGCGTCATCTACGTCCAGTCCATCCCGCCGGTGCGCCCGGCCGCTGCGGCGGAAAAGCCCGGCCTTGCGTCGGACGTCATCCGCTCGGTCAATGAGCAGCTGGCCCTGCTGGCAGCGGACAAGGGCTGCGTTTACCTCGACCTGTGGGAGACCTTCGCCGACGGCGAGGGCAACCTGAAAGAGGTGCTGGCCGCTCCGGACGGCATCCATTTCTCGGCGGGCAACGGCTACGGTGCCTGGGTCACCTATCTGCGCAACCACGCGAAGTATTCGGCTGCCAATGCCTGGACGCCGGGCAGCGCCTACGCGGCAAATTAA
- a CDS encoding nitroreductase family protein → MNDIIQAMETRRSIRQFKPAMPRKEELQQIIEAGLYAANGRGRQGAIILAVTNRELRDRLSALNREIGGFPEGKDPFYGAPAVLIVLADKSCPTGIYDGSLVMGNLMLAAHALGLGSIWIHRAKEEFERPEYKQLLKDLGVEGEWEGIGHCVVGYIDGEAPQPAPRRDGRVFWAE, encoded by the coding sequence ATGAACGACATCATTCAGGCCATGGAGACCCGCCGGAGCATCCGGCAGTTCAAGCCCGCCATGCCCCGCAAAGAGGAGCTTCAGCAGATCATCGAGGCCGGTCTTTACGCCGCCAACGGCAGAGGCCGACAGGGCGCGATCATTCTGGCCGTGACCAACAGGGAGCTGCGCGACAGGCTCTCCGCCCTGAACCGCGAGATCGGCGGCTTCCCGGAAGGCAAAGACCCCTTCTACGGTGCCCCGGCGGTCCTCATCGTGCTGGCAGACAAGAGCTGCCCCACCGGCATCTACGACGGCAGCCTCGTCATGGGCAACCTGATGCTGGCCGCACACGCACTGGGTCTGGGCAGTATCTGGATCCACCGCGCCAAGGAGGAGTTCGAACGCCCGGAGTACAAGCAGCTGCTCAAAGACCTCGGCGTCGAGGGCGAGTGGGAAGGCATCGGCCACTGCGTCGTCGGTTATATCGACGGCGAAGCCCCGCAGCCCGCACCCCGCCGGGACGGCCGGGTGTTCTGGGCCGAATAA
- the typA gene encoding translational GTPase TypA: MVRNDLRNVAIIAHVDHGKTTLVDAMLRQSGAFRDNQVVAERVMDSGDIERERGITILAKNCSCTYKGVKINIVDTPGHADFGGEVERVLKMVNGVLLLVDAAEGCMPQTRFVLQKALQQNLSLVVAINKIDRPDARIKEVIDEVLYLLMDLGATDEQLDCPILFCCGRQGTASLDPDVPGTDLIPLFDTLLSTIQPPEGDPEAPFQMLVSSVDYNEFVGRIGIGRIQNGVARVGEEVLVCDWHNPDLKMRGRLTKLYDFQANGRQPCDNITAGDIVAFSGLPDVTIGNTLCSPSQVEPLPFVKINDPTVEMTFSVNDSPLAGREGKFVTSRQIRDRLQKELLKDVALKVEDSATTDSFRVMGRGEMHLSILIETMRREGYELQVSPPHVLTKIIDGKTYEPMEHVVIDVPTQYQGAVMTGLGTRKAVLQQMESLGTDRVRLEFRMPSRGLFGYRNQFLTDTHGEGILNQIFDGYDVWAGMIANRSTGSLVSFETGEAVTYGLFNAQQRGTLLVGAGEKVYEGMVIGYTASGEDVDVNVCKTKHLTNTRASGSDDALRLVPISKLSLEGCLEFLAPDELLEVTPENLRIRKQILNHDQRMKAKSKLK; this comes from the coding sequence ATGGTTCGTAACGATTTGCGCAACGTCGCCATTATCGCTCACGTTGACCACGGCAAGACCACGCTGGTGGACGCCATGCTGCGTCAGAGCGGCGCTTTCCGCGACAATCAGGTCGTGGCCGAGCGCGTCATGGACAGCGGTGATATCGAGCGTGAGCGCGGCATCACCATTCTGGCCAAGAACTGCTCCTGCACCTACAAGGGTGTCAAGATCAACATCGTCGATACGCCGGGCCACGCCGATTTTGGCGGCGAGGTCGAGCGCGTTCTGAAGATGGTCAACGGTGTTCTGCTGCTGGTCGATGCAGCGGAAGGCTGCATGCCCCAGACCCGTTTCGTGCTGCAGAAGGCTCTGCAGCAGAACCTGAGCCTGGTGGTCGCCATCAACAAGATCGACCGCCCCGATGCCCGCATCAAGGAAGTCATCGACGAGGTCCTGTACCTGCTGATGGATCTGGGTGCTACCGATGAGCAGCTGGACTGCCCCATCCTGTTCTGCTGCGGCCGTCAGGGCACCGCAAGCCTGGACCCGGATGTGCCGGGCACCGACCTGATCCCCCTGTTCGACACCCTGCTGAGCACCATCCAGCCGCCGGAAGGCGACCCGGAGGCTCCGTTCCAGATGCTGGTCTCCTCGGTCGACTACAACGAGTTCGTGGGCCGCATCGGCATCGGCCGCATCCAGAACGGTGTTGCCCGCGTGGGCGAAGAGGTCCTGGTGTGCGACTGGCACAATCCCGACCTGAAGATGCGCGGCCGTCTGACCAAGCTGTACGACTTCCAGGCCAACGGCCGCCAGCCGTGCGACAACATCACCGCCGGTGATATCGTCGCCTTCTCCGGCCTGCCCGATGTCACCATCGGCAACACCCTGTGCTCTCCCTCTCAGGTCGAGCCGCTGCCCTTCGTGAAGATCAACGACCCCACCGTCGAGATGACCTTCTCCGTCAACGACAGCCCGCTGGCCGGCCGCGAGGGCAAGTTCGTCACCAGCCGCCAGATCCGTGACCGCCTGCAGAAAGAACTGCTGAAGGACGTCGCTCTGAAGGTGGAGGACTCCGCTACCACCGATTCCTTCCGCGTCATGGGCCGTGGTGAGATGCACCTGTCCATCCTGATCGAGACCATGCGCCGCGAAGGTTATGAGCTGCAGGTCTCTCCCCCGCACGTTCTGACCAAGATCATCGACGGCAAGACCTACGAGCCTATGGAGCATGTCGTCATCGACGTGCCCACCCAGTATCAGGGCGCTGTCATGACCGGTCTGGGCACCCGCAAGGCCGTCCTTCAGCAGATGGAGTCTCTGGGCACCGACCGTGTCCGTCTGGAGTTCCGGATGCCCAGCCGCGGCCTGTTCGGCTACCGCAACCAGTTCCTGACCGATACCCACGGCGAGGGCATCCTGAACCAGATCTTCGACGGCTACGACGTCTGGGCCGGCATGATCGCCAACCGCTCCACCGGCTCTCTGGTCAGCTTTGAGACCGGCGAGGCTGTCACCTACGGTCTGTTCAACGCACAGCAGCGCGGCACCCTTCTGGTCGGCGCTGGCGAGAAGGTCTACGAGGGCATGGTCATCGGCTACACCGCTTCCGGCGAGGACGTCGATGTCAACGTCTGCAAGACCAAGCATCTGACCAACACCCGTGCTTCCGGCTCCGATGACGCTCTGCGTCTGGTGCCCATCAGCAAGCTGAGCCTGGAGGGCTGCCTGGAGTTCCTGGCACCCGACGAGCTGCTGGAAGTCACCCCGGAGAACCTGCGTATCCGCAAGCAGATCTTGAACCACGACCAGCGCATGAAGGCCAAGAGCAAGCTGAAGTAA
- a CDS encoding MBL fold metallo-hydrolase RNA specificity domain-containing protein yields MKLTFLGANHEVTGSCTLLEAAGQRYLIDCGMEQGRDTYENQPLPVAPGEIDGVLATHAHIDHTGLLPLLARNGFRGRIYATNPTVELCGIMLRDSAHIQEFEAEWKNRKGKRSGAEPVEPMYTVQDAEAAIKLFRGVDYNTKLELAPGLVIEFVDVGHLLGSASIAIWVTENGTTTKLVFSGDIGNQNQPLIKDPTYLTDADYVVMESTYGDRLHGPRPDYIGELARILQRTFDRGGNVVIPSFAVGRTQELLYFIREIKEKGLVKGHGNFPVYIDSPLAIEATRIFRDTDPDCFDEAARALLAQGIDPIQCPGLRVSVTSDESRMINADREPKVILSASGMCEAGRIRHHLKHNLWRPECTILFVGYQAVGTLGRTLIEGATDVKLFGEAIEVRAEICQLTGLSGHADKNGLLAWINAFSPKPKRVFIVHGDDEVENIFAQTLTDEGFTACAPYNGAQWVIGAEGAVCVQEGTRVRVEHRPSEGASRAATVFQRLVSAGKRLLRVIEHNEGGANKDLARFADQINALCDKWDR; encoded by the coding sequence ATGAAACTGACATTTTTGGGCGCGAACCATGAGGTGACGGGCAGCTGTACCCTGCTGGAAGCCGCCGGGCAGCGCTATCTCATCGACTGCGGCATGGAGCAGGGCAGGGATACCTATGAGAATCAGCCCCTCCCCGTGGCCCCCGGCGAGATCGACGGTGTGCTGGCGACCCATGCCCACATCGACCACACCGGCCTGCTGCCGCTGCTGGCCCGCAACGGGTTCCGGGGCAGGATCTATGCCACCAACCCCACCGTGGAGCTGTGCGGCATCATGCTGCGGGACTCTGCCCACATCCAGGAGTTTGAGGCGGAGTGGAAGAACCGCAAGGGCAAGCGCTCCGGTGCCGAGCCGGTGGAGCCGATGTATACCGTCCAGGATGCCGAAGCGGCCATCAAGTTGTTCCGGGGCGTGGATTACAACACGAAACTGGAACTGGCCCCCGGCCTTGTGATCGAGTTCGTGGATGTGGGCCATCTGCTGGGGTCGGCCAGCATTGCGATCTGGGTGACGGAGAACGGCACCACCACCAAGCTCGTCTTCTCCGGCGACATCGGCAACCAGAACCAGCCCCTCATCAAGGACCCGACCTATCTGACCGATGCCGATTATGTGGTGATGGAATCCACCTACGGCGACCGGCTCCACGGCCCCCGCCCGGATTACATCGGCGAACTGGCCAGAATATTGCAGCGCACCTTTGACCGGGGCGGCAATGTGGTCATCCCCAGTTTCGCGGTGGGCCGCACACAGGAGCTGCTCTATTTCATCCGGGAGATCAAGGAAAAAGGTCTGGTCAAGGGCCACGGCAATTTCCCGGTGTACATCGACAGCCCGCTTGCCATCGAGGCGACCCGCATCTTCAGGGATACCGACCCTGACTGTTTTGACGAGGCGGCCCGCGCCCTGCTGGCCCAGGGCATCGACCCCATCCAGTGCCCCGGCCTGCGGGTCAGCGTGACCAGCGATGAATCCCGGATGATCAACGCTGACCGGGAGCCGAAGGTCATCCTCTCGGCCAGCGGCATGTGCGAGGCCGGCCGCATCCGCCACCATCTCAAGCACAACCTCTGGCGGCCGGAGTGTACCATCCTCTTTGTGGGCTATCAGGCCGTCGGCACACTGGGCCGCACCCTCATTGAAGGTGCTACCGATGTCAAACTGTTCGGTGAGGCCATCGAGGTGCGGGCGGAGATCTGCCAGCTGACCGGTCTGTCCGGCCACGCGGACAAAAACGGCCTGCTGGCGTGGATCAACGCCTTTTCGCCCAAGCCCAAGCGGGTCTTCATCGTCCACGGCGACGACGAGGTGGAGAACATCTTCGCCCAGACCCTCACCGACGAAGGCTTCACGGCCTGTGCGCCCTACAATGGGGCGCAGTGGGTCATCGGGGCTGAGGGGGCCGTCTGTGTGCAGGAGGGCACCAGAGTGCGGGTCGAGCATCGGCCCAGTGAGGGTGCCAGCCGCGCCGCCACGGTTTTCCAGCGCCTGGTCAGCGCAGGCAAGCGCCTGCTGCGGGTCATCGAACACAACGAGGGAGGGGCCAACAAGGACCTTGCCAGGTTTGCCGACCAGATCAACGCCCTCTGCGACAAGTGGGACCGATAA
- a CDS encoding HD domain-containing protein, translated as MYPTREEAIALLAEAEPHNPGPWGDHSRTAAHCAEKIAAAVGLDPDKAFVLGLLHDIGRRYGKRHLGHVSDGYTYMMELGYDEVARVCMSHSFNDQSLASYVGHRDTTPKETALIERELATMVYDDYDRLIQLCDSLADATGVVDIEERMADVKRRYGDYPQNKWDMNLALKAHFEQLAGRSIYDVVEKDSYRPST; from the coding sequence ATGTACCCCACCCGTGAAGAAGCCATTGCCCTGCTGGCGGAGGCCGAGCCGCACAACCCCGGTCCCTGGGGCGACCACAGCCGCACCGCCGCTCACTGCGCGGAGAAGATCGCCGCAGCCGTCGGGCTGGACCCGGACAAGGCGTTCGTGCTGGGCCTGCTGCACGACATTGGCCGCCGCTACGGCAAGCGGCACCTCGGCCATGTGTCGGACGGCTACACTTATATGATGGAGCTGGGCTATGACGAAGTGGCCCGCGTCTGCATGAGCCACTCGTTCAACGACCAATCCCTTGCCAGCTATGTCGGCCACAGGGACACCACACCCAAAGAAACGGCCCTTATTGAGCGGGAGCTCGCCACCATGGTCTACGACGACTACGACCGGCTCATTCAGCTCTGCGACTCGCTGGCGGATGCGACCGGCGTCGTGGATATCGAGGAGCGGATGGCTGATGTCAAGCGCCGCTACGGCGATTACCCCCAGAACAAATGGGACATGAACCTTGCCCTGAAAGCTCATTTTGAGCAGCTTGCCGGGCGCAGCATTTATGATGTTGTGGAAAAGGACAGCTACCGTCCTTCCACGTAA
- a CDS encoding CatA-like O-acetyltransferase: MQKIDRSTWPRAEKFGFFSAVSQPFYSVTFRVDVTNLHAYTKQRGLSFYYALVYLATNAVNAVENFRYTIRDGEVYLLDERIPSFTDLKPGSEDFHIVTLPQEEMLEQFCAAAKARSEAQALFLDQDDKELDALIYFSCTPWFDLTALTNERDFDRDDNIPRIAWGKYVPDGAGRETLGMSVEVNHRFLDGVHLGRFYQTLQASIDALEP, from the coding sequence ATGCAGAAGATCGACCGTTCCACCTGGCCCCGCGCGGAAAAGTTCGGCTTTTTCTCGGCGGTGTCCCAACCGTTTTACAGTGTCACTTTCCGGGTGGATGTGACGAACCTCCACGCCTACACCAAGCAGCGCGGGCTCTCGTTTTACTATGCGCTCGTGTATCTCGCGACGAACGCCGTCAATGCCGTGGAGAACTTCCGCTATACCATCCGGGATGGCGAAGTTTATCTACTGGACGAGCGCATCCCCAGTTTTACCGACCTGAAACCCGGCAGCGAGGATTTTCACATCGTCACCCTGCCGCAGGAAGAAATGCTGGAGCAGTTCTGCGCCGCCGCCAAGGCCCGCAGCGAGGCACAGGCTCTCTTCCTCGACCAGGACGACAAAGAGCTGGATGCCCTCATCTATTTTTCCTGCACCCCCTGGTTCGACCTCACGGCCCTGACCAACGAGCGCGATTTTGACCGCGACGACAACATCCCCCGCATTGCTTGGGGAAAATACGTCCCGGACGGCGCAGGCCGCGAGACGCTGGGGATGTCGGTAGAGGTGAATCACCGCTTCCTCGACGGCGTCCACCTCGGCAGATTCTACCAGACGCTTCAGGCGTCCATCGACGCGCTGGAGCCGTGA
- a CDS encoding PAS domain-containing protein, which translates to MENLNAYFKSVIDQDTASVVLCDLNHTIVYMNPAAVRNYAKHGGAALIGRSLLHCHNASSNSRIQEVVDWFAASPEHNIIYTYHNEKQNKDVYMVALRDADGTLIGYYEKHEFRSPETMERYAF; encoded by the coding sequence ATGGAAAACCTGAACGCCTATTTCAAAAGTGTCATCGACCAGGACACCGCATCGGTCGTCCTGTGTGACCTGAACCATACCATCGTCTACATGAACCCTGCCGCCGTCCGCAATTACGCCAAGCACGGCGGCGCGGCGCTCATCGGCCGCAGCCTGCTCCACTGCCACAATGCCAGCTCGAACAGCCGCATTCAGGAAGTCGTGGACTGGTTCGCGGCCAGCCCGGAGCACAACATCATCTACACCTATCACAACGAAAAGCAGAACAAGGACGTCTACATGGTCGCCCTGCGGGACGCCGACGGCACCCTCATCGGCTACTACGAAAAGCACGAGTTCCGCAGCCCGGAGACGATGGAGCGGTACGCCTTTTAA
- a CDS encoding RluA family pseudouridine synthase: MKQYTATANDDGVRLSRFVQSVTRDLPTSLLYKSFRNKRIKVNGKKGAPEDRIQAGDLIELYINDEFFPPEGAKSAPKAPKKQPNQPKVTIIYEDENIAVLYKPTHLLCHSDRTGDANLVDAFTQYLAQKGEYDPHGENRFKPGICNRLDRGTEGLVIAAKSYAALRDMNEIIRTDLLKKEYYTITVGIPQSGRFTAWWEHDEKNNKVSIHAHQSQDERRKQIITDVDVLRTAGPFALCRIGLITGRTHQIRAHLAYLGKPVLGDIKYGNRKMNERTGTKTQALCAVRVRFLDIPEENTLHYLSGKVIKLKDPQILKQFDALDQSKE; the protein is encoded by the coding sequence ATGAAACAATACACTGCGACCGCCAACGACGACGGTGTGCGGCTCTCCCGCTTTGTACAGAGCGTGACCCGCGATCTTCCCACAAGTCTGCTGTACAAGAGCTTCCGCAATAAGCGCATCAAGGTCAACGGCAAAAAAGGCGCCCCCGAAGACCGCATCCAGGCCGGCGACCTCATCGAACTTTACATCAACGACGAGTTCTTCCCGCCGGAAGGGGCGAAGTCCGCACCGAAAGCCCCCAAAAAGCAGCCCAATCAGCCCAAGGTGACAATCATCTACGAGGACGAGAACATCGCCGTGCTCTACAAGCCCACCCACCTGCTCTGCCACAGCGACCGCACCGGCGACGCGAATCTGGTGGACGCCTTCACCCAGTACCTCGCGCAGAAGGGCGAGTACGACCCCCATGGCGAGAACCGCTTCAAGCCCGGCATCTGCAACCGGCTGGACCGCGGCACCGAGGGTCTGGTCATCGCAGCCAAGAGCTACGCCGCTCTGCGGGACATGAACGAGATCATCCGCACCGATCTGCTCAAAAAGGAATACTACACCATCACCGTGGGCATCCCCCAGAGCGGCCGCTTCACGGCCTGGTGGGAGCACGACGAGAAGAACAACAAGGTCAGCATCCACGCGCACCAGTCTCAGGATGAGCGCCGGAAGCAGATCATCACCGACGTGGACGTTCTGCGCACCGCCGGGCCGTTCGCGCTGTGCAGGATCGGCCTCATCACCGGGCGGACGCACCAGATCCGCGCTCACCTCGCCTACCTCGGCAAGCCGGTGCTGGGCGATATCAAATACGGCAACCGCAAGATGAACGAGCGCACCGGCACCAAAACGCAGGCCCTCTGCGCCGTCCGCGTCCGCTTCCTCGATATCCCGGAGGAGAACACCCTGCACTACCTCTCCGGCAAGGTCATCAAGCTGAAAGACCCGCAGATCTTGAAGCAGTTCGACGCGCTGGACCAGAGCAAAGAATAA
- a CDS encoding RadC family protein, whose amino-acid sequence MAEDSKIHTGHRRRMRSRVAENGFASLEPHEALECLLYITNARKNTNRMAHELIDRFGDFAGVLDASEEDLMTVEGVGPATARMLHLMPDVCRYYTQCRTGRNGCLKTTEQLAEHLMGLFAGAVQERALLLALDSRSRVRATLWLKDGTSDRVSLAIKDVVAAALKGGTDRVVLCHNHPNGVALPSREDIQATENIVRALGLVHVLLRDHIILTETEYFSMREENRLPFYDLATGEMLRPY is encoded by the coding sequence ATGGCGGAAGATTCAAAGATCCATACCGGGCACCGCAGGCGGATGCGCAGCCGGGTGGCAGAGAACGGCTTTGCCAGCCTGGAACCGCATGAGGCGCTGGAATGCCTGCTGTACATCACCAACGCGCGGAAGAACACGAACCGGATGGCTCACGAGCTCATCGACCGCTTCGGTGATTTTGCCGGGGTGCTGGATGCCTCGGAGGAAGACCTGATGACGGTGGAGGGCGTTGGCCCGGCCACGGCCCGGATGCTGCATCTGATGCCCGATGTCTGCCGATACTATACCCAGTGCCGCACCGGCAGAAACGGCTGCCTGAAGACGACGGAACAGCTGGCGGAACACCTGATGGGCCTGTTTGCCGGGGCCGTGCAGGAGCGCGCCCTTCTGCTGGCGCTGGACAGCCGCAGCCGGGTCCGGGCGACGCTCTGGCTCAAGGACGGCACCAGCGACCGGGTGAGCCTTGCCATCAAAGACGTGGTGGCGGCAGCCTTGAAGGGCGGCACCGACCGGGTCGTGCTCTGCCACAACCACCCAAACGGCGTGGCGCTGCCCTCGCGGGAGGACATCCAGGCCACCGAGAACATCGTCCGGGCGCTGGGGCTCGTCCATGTTCTTCTGCGGGACCACATCATCCTGACCGAGACGGAGTATTTTTCCATGCGGGAGGAGAACCGCCTGCCGTTCTACGACCTTGCGACCGGGGAGATGTTAAGGCCGTACTGA
- the uvrB gene encoding excinuclease ABC subunit UvrB — translation MADETFHLVSDYAPMGDQPQAIQQLVEGVERGDRCQTLLGVTGSGKTFTMANVIAQCNRPTLVLAHNKTLAAQLCTEFRSFFPDNAVEYFVSYYDYYQPEAYIPSTDTYIEKDSAINDEIDRLRHSATAALSERRDVIIVASVSCIYSLGDPIDYRSMVISLRPGMEMERDVLCKRLVDLQYERNDINFIRNKFRVHGDTVDIYLAYMSDLAIRVEFFGDEIDRIVEFNPVTGAKQNVVKHVAIFPASHYIVSAEKKAKALEKIRAECDAQVKQFTSEGKLIEAQRIQQRTNYDIEMLTEVGMCKGIENYSAVLSGRAPGSMPTTLLDYFPEDFLLFVDESHVTLPQVRAMYGGDFARKKTLVEYGFRLPSAFDNRPLKFEEVESKLNQIVFVSATPGEYERKNSTQIAQQVIRPTGLLDPLISVRPVEGQVTDLLGEINARTAKNERVLVTTLTKKMAEDLTDFLTEQGVKVKYMHHEVDTFERMEIIKDLRLGSIDVVVGINLLREGLDLPEVSLVAILDADKEGFLRSETSLIQTIGRAARNAEGLVIMYADEVTDSMERAITETERRRAIQMAYNESHGIVPRTIVKAIPDSIEISDKAENAKMNTRRMGKLEREAAIDRLTREMKEAAKLLEFEHAAFLRDQIDRLRRGENPTVDSAAETERKQNHAQTQRRGRKYLGKR, via the coding sequence ATGGCAGATGAAACCTTCCATCTGGTCTCGGACTATGCCCCGATGGGCGACCAGCCGCAGGCCATCCAGCAGCTTGTGGAGGGTGTGGAGCGCGGCGACCGCTGCCAGACCCTGCTGGGTGTGACCGGCAGCGGCAAGACCTTCACCATGGCGAACGTGATCGCCCAGTGCAACCGCCCCACGCTGGTGCTGGCCCACAATAAAACGCTGGCGGCGCAGCTCTGCACCGAGTTCCGGTCGTTTTTCCCGGACAATGCGGTGGAGTATTTCGTGTCCTACTACGATTACTACCAGCCCGAAGCCTATATCCCCAGCACGGATACCTATATTGAAAAGGACAGCGCCATCAACGATGAGATCGACCGCCTGCGCCACTCGGCCACGGCGGCGCTGTCGGAGCGGCGGGATGTTATCATCGTGGCGTCGGTGTCCTGCATCTACTCGCTGGGCGACCCCATCGACTACCGCAGCATGGTCATCAGCCTGCGCCCCGGCATGGAGATGGAGCGCGATGTGCTGTGCAAGCGGCTGGTGGACCTGCAATATGAGCGCAACGACATCAATTTTATCCGCAACAAGTTCCGTGTCCACGGCGACACGGTGGACATCTACCTGGCCTATATGAGCGATCTGGCCATCCGGGTGGAGTTTTTTGGGGACGAGATCGACCGCATCGTCGAGTTCAACCCTGTCACCGGGGCCAAGCAGAACGTGGTCAAGCATGTGGCAATCTTCCCGGCCAGCCACTATATCGTCAGCGCCGAAAAAAAGGCGAAGGCACTGGAAAAGATCCGCGCCGAGTGCGACGCGCAGGTCAAACAGTTCACTTCCGAGGGCAAGCTCATCGAGGCCCAGCGCATCCAGCAGCGGACGAATTACGACATCGAGATGCTGACCGAGGTCGGCATGTGCAAGGGCATCGAGAACTATTCGGCGGTGCTGTCGGGCCGTGCGCCGGGCAGTATGCCGACCACCCTGCTGGATTATTTCCCGGAGGATTTTCTGCTCTTCGTGGACGAGAGCCATGTCACCCTGCCCCAGGTCCGCGCCATGTACGGCGGCGATTTTGCCCGCAAGAAAACGCTGGTGGAGTATGGCTTCCGCCTGCCCTCGGCGTTTGACAACCGCCCGCTCAAATTCGAAGAGGTGGAGTCGAAGCTGAACCAGATCGTGTTCGTGTCGGCTACGCCCGGCGAGTATGAGCGGAAGAACAGCACGCAGATCGCGCAGCAGGTCATCCGGCCCACCGGCCTGCTGGACCCGCTCATCTCGGTGCGCCCGGTCGAGGGCCAGGTGACCGACCTGCTGGGCGAGATCAACGCCCGCACGGCGAAAAATGAACGGGTCCTCGTCACGACCCTGACCAAGAAAATGGCTGAAGACCTGACCGACTTTTTGACCGAACAGGGCGTCAAGGTCAAGTATATGCACCACGAGGTGGACACCTTCGAGCGGATGGAGATCATCAAGGACCTCCGCCTCGGCTCCATTGATGTGGTGGTGGGCATCAACCTGCTGCGCGAGGGTCTGGACCTGCCGGAAGTCAGCCTCGTTGCCATCCTGGATGCCGACAAGGAAGGCTTCCTCCGCAGTGAGACGAGCCTGATCCAGACCATTGGCCGCGCCGCCCGCAACGCGGAGGGTCTGGTCATCATGTATGCGGACGAGGTGACGGACAGCATGGAGCGCGCCATCACCGAGACCGAACGCCGCCGCGCCATCCAGATGGCATACAACGAGTCCCACGGCATCGTGCCCCGGACCATCGTCAAGGCCATCCCGGATTCCATCGAGATCAGCGACAAGGCCGAGAACGCGAAGATGAACACCCGGCGGATGGGCAAGCTGGAGCGGGAAGCCGCCATCGACCGGCTGACCCGCGAGATGAAGGAAGCCGCCAAGCTGCTGGAATTTGAGCATGCGGCCTTCCTGCGCGACCAGATCGACCGCCTGCGCCGGGGTGAGAACCCTACCGTGGACTCGGCTGCCGAGACCGAGCGCAAACAGAACCATGCACAGACACAGAGAAGAGGGAGAAAGTACCTTGGCAAACGATAA